The following are encoded in a window of Mycolicibacterium tusciae JS617 genomic DNA:
- a CDS encoding IS110 family transposase → MVTVGIDPHKHVHVAVAVDARGNRIGKPLTVKNDGLLITAVLTWIRAITDATPVTWAIEDGHGFARRLADGLLLAGQEVVWVPSRLTAAHRKLHAATGSKSDAIDAVAAAHAAIATPDLTRHRIDERVRELRVLTDYRADLVKRRTMMINQLKAQSHLWLDHTPGDLARAKVVAALTARLEAAEVGIHVRQVIVTMISELAEANNRIHDLDIRIKELVTPLTPNLLAITGISHNSAAVLLSEIGDIERFSSSAKLARYTGCAPIPVYSSDNERHRLHRGGNRRLNSVLYTAAIVQTRFNPAAQKLIARQEPTKGARGARRILKRHLVDVIYRAMHTDQASWQHQIARCQPLALT, encoded by the coding sequence ATGGTGACAGTAGGGATCGACCCACACAAGCACGTCCATGTTGCGGTGGCTGTCGATGCTCGCGGTAATCGCATAGGCAAGCCGCTGACCGTGAAAAACGATGGGCTGCTGATTACCGCGGTGCTCACCTGGATTCGCGCGATCACGGACGCCACCCCAGTGACCTGGGCCATCGAAGACGGTCACGGCTTTGCCCGCCGGCTGGCCGATGGACTGCTGCTTGCGGGTCAAGAGGTGGTGTGGGTTCCTAGCCGGCTGACCGCCGCGCATCGTAAGTTGCACGCCGCCACGGGCTCCAAGTCAGATGCCATCGATGCCGTCGCGGCCGCACATGCCGCGATCGCGACACCGGATCTGACCCGCCATCGCATCGACGAGCGGGTCCGCGAACTCCGCGTTCTCACCGACTACCGTGCTGACCTCGTCAAACGCCGCACCATGATGATCAACCAGCTCAAGGCGCAATCGCATCTGTGGCTTGACCACACGCCCGGCGACCTGGCGCGGGCCAAGGTAGTAGCGGCGTTGACCGCGCGGCTCGAAGCCGCAGAGGTGGGCATCCACGTACGACAGGTGATCGTCACGATGATCAGCGAGCTCGCCGAGGCCAACAACCGCATCCACGATCTCGACATCAGGATCAAAGAGCTCGTCACGCCCCTTACGCCGAACCTGTTGGCAATAACCGGGATCAGCCACAACTCCGCAGCGGTGCTGCTCTCCGAAATCGGTGACATCGAACGGTTTTCGAGCTCAGCCAAACTAGCCCGCTACACCGGGTGCGCTCCGATTCCCGTCTATTCATCAGACAACGAACGTCACCGACTTCATCGAGGCGGCAACCGCCGTCTCAACAGCGTCCTTTACACGGCGGCGATCGTGCAGACACGCTTCAACCCGGCGGCTCAAAAACTCATCGCACGCCAAGAACCGACGAAGGGTGCCCGCGGCGCCAGACGCATCCTCAAGCGCCACCTCGTCGATGTGATCTACCGAGCGATGCACACCGACCAAGCCTCCTGGCAGCACCAAATCGCCAGATGCCAACCACTCGCATTGACATAG